The DNA segment CGCGCCGGTGGCGCAGTTGCCTGTGAACGAATTGCGCGAGCTACAGCAATTGTTGGTGCGCGCAGGCTATGACGTCGGCAAGATCGACGGCGTGATGGGTCAGCAGAGCCGCAGTGCCGTGAAGGCGATGCAAATGAAGTTCGGCCTCCCGGCAGACTCCTGGCCGACGGCCGAATTGCTGGCGCGGATGCGGGGGCCCCGTGCGCAGCCCGCGACGGCCGCGTCTATGCCGCTGCCAAGATAATATCTGGCCAGGTTTTGGCTCGAAGAGAGTTGTAATATTCCAAGGGTCATCCCATCTGTGGCACACGCCGTTCGGCGCCAGAAAATCCATGCCACGAAAGAGCATCACATGTCCTTTTACGACGCCTCCGTCCCCGCATTCCTCCAGATCCTCGGCAGCCTGTCGGGCATTCTCGCCAAAGCGGAGGCGCACTGCGCCGCAAAAAACATCCAGCCCGACGTGCTGTTGAGCGCGCGGCTCTATCCGGACATGCTGCCGCTGTCGAAGCAGATCCAGCTGGCGTGCGATTTCTCGGCCAAGGGCTGCGCCCGCCTCGCCCACGTCGACGTGCCCTCGACGCCCGATACCGAGAAGACGTTCGGCGAATTGCGCCAGCGGCTGGCCAACACCATCGACTACATCAAGAAATTCACCCCGGCCCAGTTTGAAGGCGGCAACAGCAAAGAGGTCACCTTCCCGATCGGCGCCGACAAAACCCTGACGCTGAAAGGCCAGGAATTCCTCAACCGCTTTGCCTTCCCGAATTTCTACTTCCATGCCTCGATCGCCCACGGCATCCTGCGCCACAATGGTGTCGAGATCGGCAAGCGCGATTTTCTTGGCGTCGCTTGACCGAGTGATCTCTGCCAAAAAGGGCGCCGGAAGAAGAATGGATGTGTCTTCCGGAGCCTGTTTCAAGCAAATCATACCGTCTAGCGATTTCGTGATCGTGGTCGGCTTGCCATGGCCTGCCGCAATGCACACGTCGAGTTGATTCCCGCCGCTCCTCTTAACCCTCCGAGATCACCCAAATGAGCACGTCCAAACTTCTCGAACCGTTCAAGCTTGGTCCGATCACGCTTCCCAACCGCTTTGCCATGGCCCCTTTGACCCGTAACCGCGCCGTGGCAGGCTTGGTGCCCAATGCGCTCGCGATTGAATATTATGGACAGCGGGCCTCCGCCGGACTGCTGATCTCGGAAGCCACACAAGTCTCGCAGCAGGGCCAGGGCTACCAGGACACGCCCGGCATTTATTCGAAAGAGCAGATTGCCGGATGGCGCAAGGTCACCGACCGCGTGCACGCCAAGGGCGGTCATATCTTCCTTCAGCTCTGGCATGTCGGCCGCATCTCCCACACCTCGCTTCAACCGAAAGGCGGCGCGCCGGTTGCCCCGTCGGCGATCCGCGCCAATACCAAGACCTTCGTCGGCGGCACCTTTGCCGACGTATCCGAGCCGCGG comes from the Bradyrhizobium erythrophlei genome and includes:
- a CDS encoding DUF1993 domain-containing protein, which produces MSFYDASVPAFLQILGSLSGILAKAEAHCAAKNIQPDVLLSARLYPDMLPLSKQIQLACDFSAKGCARLAHVDVPSTPDTEKTFGELRQRLANTIDYIKKFTPAQFEGGNSKEVTFPIGADKTLTLKGQEFLNRFAFPNFYFHASIAHGILRHNGVEIGKRDFLGVA